TAGGAGTGATGCAACAAAGCTACTCGCTTGTGCCTTCGTCTTCACCGGCATGGCAATCATTGCTCTCTTTGTGAGCAAATCAGCAGATTATCTTGTCGAAAAGCAGGAGGTATTGTTCTTCAAAGCACTGCACATGAATATGAAGTGTGGTGAGGCAAAATTGCTCAGAGCAATGGAGACAAACAAGACAAAGTACAAATTGTACACAGCTGCTCTACTTCTTGTGACAACCATTGTTGCTGGGACTGTTTTTCTGTGGAAGGTTGAGAAGCTGAGTCTTGTTGATTCCTTCTACTGTGTTTGTGCCACAATTACTACCCTGGGTTATGGGGATAAAAGCTTCTCATCCAAATTGGGGCGCATTTTCGCTATATTTTGGATAATCACGAGCACTATAATTGTTGCACTTTTCTTCATGTACCTTGCTGAGGTCTACACCGAGCGACGGCAACAAATGCTGGCAAAATGGGTTCTCACACGGAAGACGACCACCACGGATCTTGAAGCAGCTGATCTGGATAGTGATCGACATGTGTGGTAAGCACATAAGTTATTGTCAGTATTCTTTCATCTCATTCATCAAGATTTTACAAGTATTGATCACTGATACTTGTTTCTAAACATTGATCTGTGTAGTGCTGCTGAATTTGTCTTGTACAAGCTCAAAGAGCTGGGGAAGATCAACCAAGAGGATATATCTTCTTTTCTGGATGAGTTTGACAAACTCGACATTGACCAGTCAGGCACACTCTCCTCGTATGACCTTACTCTGGCCCAATCGGGTCAGTGACAGATGGATGGGCTTGGGCTTGTACGTATTCTgatgttaattaattattatGTAATCTAGTACTCACTAGAAAAATTATTATCTAATGTCTTTAAAGAAACTACGTACAGTTGATCTTGTACACGGAACATAGTGGATCTGCTCATATGCACCTGAACATGTGTAACAGCATTGCTAAAGTTTTTCTGAGCAATACATGTGCGTGTGAAGTTTGTTAAGCTATTCTCAGGTCATGAATATATATCCAGCTAACAATGTGCAAATGGTAGCCTGTGCAATGTAATTTTCACCTGGAATagacacattttttttcttaggaTATGTTGCTTCCTACGAGCCCAGCAGCCACTCTGATAATACTTGGGGAGTGGAGGCTTAAGTCTCAGGTAAATAGGAATTGGTTTCCATGGGACTGTGACGTGGGATAACTAAGAGAGCATGCAGAGTTGCAGACTTCATGGAGACAATAAAGCTCTTCCTTGATCTCTAAAAATTCACTCATAACAGGTTCCCATTACCATGGGAATTGAATAAGCTCAACCTAAACTGAGCACTTCACAGCTCTTAAAGCATTATGAAATGGGAGGTATGCAACAATTCTAGCCAAACTCTTGTAGCGAGTTAACTTCGAAGAGGGGCTGTAGGACATACATCAGGCATGCAATTACAATCAGTATAAATAAAACAAGAAGGCTCTTAGACAAGCACAATTGTGGATAGATACACATATACACAATCCTATATATGCCTCCCTAATTTGATCTTCTGTGGGATGTACTCTTGTGATAGAAAGGAAATGGAACTTGCTGACAATGCCTCAATCTCAAACTTGACGCCCTTTTCCAGCATGGCTTCCAACTCCGCCCTACCAAGGGAGTATAACTGTGAATATTCCAGGAAGGGAAGTCTTGGAGAAAAAGAAGTAACTCTCACTAGACAAATGATCCCCAAATACCTAGCTCAAACCTATTGCCATTAGAGCTGACAAGTAGTTATGGAGTTTTCTAAATTAAGGAAATGATGCTTAAGGCACTTACAAACTAGAGGGAATAAATcatatgatttatttttctactGGAGAAGGATTCCATCACGTCACCAAGTATAATTGTTGCATTTGGCTTTTCTAAGAAATTATGAAAAGCTGCATTTCAGTACTAGTTGAAAATTATCCAAAGAACAGATTCGTTGGACTTGAACTATCATGACTTGGAACCCACATCCTCGCCATGAAGTGCTTGGAGTAGGTATAATACGAAGTAAAATTCCTGTTTCTTTACCTCCATTCTGGGGCTTCCCTGTGCAAGTAACACCTGGTGAGAATTCCTTCAAGTTTCTTCCTATCTGCACCAACGATACGGGATACAGACTCAACAATCTAGCATTTGAATTAGAACAACACACAAGATGCTTCTAAGTTTGGAGAATAAGGAGTTGAAATGGGAATTATATCCCTCTGATTTAGTCACCTTCAGATGACAGATCAAGTAGACAGTAGTCTGGAAGACAATATTCCTCAAAGTCAGAAGTGAAGACCCCGAGCCACCGTATCCCGGGCACACGCAGTAGATTTGCATCATACGCTAATTGCTTGAGGAGAATGAGAATTGTAAAAGGGAGAGCAAGAGTTTGTCAGTTAAACATAGCATAGCCTCATGTTTCAGGAAGGATAAATATGGAAGGTCAACTTTGGCAACAAAAATGGGATTAAATTTTATGAATAACATTTACCAAATGACATTTCATTTGGCCAGACAGAAAACTGATCTTTTACTGTTTGATGAGCATTGCCTTTGATACTAACAAAACGGGACTGGGAAcaaaatgcaaatgcaaaaggattgaaaacaacaacagaaaTGAGACAGGGGGAGGGACCCTTAGGTGCTTCTATGCATAGAGAAGGCAAGAAACTCGGTTGATATTTGTCCCATGCGGAGCCAGGGATCAAACCTGAGCTGGCCCAGAGAATAGGACACCACCCCCCACCACTGAGCTAGTGTTCTATTCTCAACATTACAGAAGCTAGCATGATTATATCCATGAAGTTATTGAATGTGATTTCAATTAGAAAATCCACTAAGGTAGCTAATTAATTTTTAATAATaaataactactccctccgtcccatattaagtgattcaaagttgtctaaatatggacttATCTATATGCTAAAATACgactagatacatgtaatacttaggcacttaatatgggacggagggagtagaaaatatTGATAATAGATAACCTAGGCCTTACCATTGAACCAAATTTATAGGTGGCCAGAATGTCGAAACCATACGGATCTGAATCTACTAAGCAATAAGCAGGTAAGTGCAGCTGTTCAACAAGGTGGCGCAAGAATCTACAGCAGTACGAAGGATACATCTCAACTAGCAGTTCAGTAATAATGTACAAGAGAAACAAAGATAACAAAGAGTACAGGCCTTCTTGTTGGGACATCTGGGTATCCTCTTCCCTAAGAAGATAGAACAATACCATCAAACTAGATGAAAAGTAATACAAGAAATAATGTCGCATAACACGACATGCAGGATTAGCACTTACAGTAATAACAATGCAGCGATTCCTCTCACAAAACTTATCATTGGCCAAACGCTGGAACACTGCAAACGGAGTACAGAAGCAAACTATAGGAAGACTGCAAGAATAGAAGTTCACATCATGTGAGATTGGTTTAACCTCATACCTGTCTCCTTCTCAACAACAAGTATGTAGTGAGCAACGCTAACAATATCTGGAAGAGAAAACCAAAGACAGCTTAAGTTTATTGTAATGCAATTCAGGATATCAGGGAAGAAATCATAGCTCGCACATAACAAGCCAGTAAGCCTATGGCATAACCTGTGGCATACAGTTTGTTTTGTAAAAGACAAAAACTAAAGATAAACTACTAGTTCACTTGCTattaaattattattttttctgttttgactAAAACATGCTTTACATTATATCAGTAACTAACTTTATTCTAAGTAATAACTAGCCAAGAGATCTCCTAGTTTTTTACTGTCAGAACATATGAAACTGAAGAAAATAGACATTGAATATCTTGCCAATCTGTGCCTAGCATATTATGATAagagttaattttattcaataCGCATCCCCTTCACATCCAAAAGTAATATCAATAAATCTTCTGAGTTCCAAAATTGTTAAACAACCTTTGATTGTTTCGATGCTAACTGGAATTGAGAAAGCCTGCATTTAAAGAAGGAAAGGCCAACCGAATCAATGCACAGTAACAAACAGGTTGTTTTGGAGTGATTAGATAGGATGATAGAAGCTGACTGCATTGACGTTTGTTATGCAATA
This is a stretch of genomic DNA from Brachypodium distachyon strain Bd21 chromosome 1, Brachypodium_distachyon_v3.0, whole genome shotgun sequence. It encodes these proteins:
- the LOC100838945 gene encoding two pore potassium channel a, whose translation is MADHNIQQALLPDKPDMLQRMPSEGAKRFRRCRTTPKSDTDKKPELNGSSLPAKELFKDIRPSFRLVGLLLFVYLLVGGGVFYLVMDQISGKRTSRVIDALYFCIVTMTSVGYGDLVPRSDATKLLACAFVFTGMAIIALFVSKSADYLVEKQEVLFFKALHMNMKCGEAKLLRAMETNKTKYKLYTAALLLVTTIVAGTVFLWKVEKLSLVDSFYCVCATITTLGYGDKSFSSKLGRIFAIFWIITSTIIVALFFMYLAEVYTERRQQMLAKWVLTRKTTTTDLEAADLDSDRHVCAAEFVLYKLKELGKINQEDISSFLDEFDKLDIDQSGTLSSYDLTLAQSGQ
- the LOC100836198 gene encoding meiotic recombination protein SPO11-1 isoform X2 — its product is MEGREKRRRATVLDDDDELRGRRREQEAALLLHKIKGLVGWVVAEVGAGRSPSVALNRYQNYCTSAAASPPTCACSYDAPVGTDILCLLRKEFHASRLSVLLRVLFVVQQLLQQNKHCSKRDIYYMYPSIFIEQAVVDRAINDICILFKCSRHNLNVVPVAKGLVMGWIRFVEGEKKVYCITNAFSIPVSIETIKDIVSVAHYILVVEKETVFQRLANDKFCERNRCIVITGRGYPDVPTRRFLRHLVEQLHLPAYCLVDSDPYGFDILATYKFGSMQLAYDANLLRVPGIRWLGVFTSDFEEYCLPDYCLLDLSSEDRKKLEGILTRCYLHREAPEWRAELEAMLEKGVKFEIEALSASSISFLSQEYIPQKIKLGRHI
- the LOC100836198 gene encoding meiotic recombination protein SPO11-1 isoform X1, giving the protein MEGREKRRRATVLDDDDELRGRRREQEAALLLHKIKGLVGWVVAEVGAGRSPSVALNRYQNYCTSAAASPPTCACSYDAPVGTDILCLLRKEFHASRLSVLLRVLFVVQQLLQQNKHCSKRDIYYMYPSIFIEQAVVDRAINDICILFKCSRHNLNVVPVAKGLVMGWIRFVEGEKKVYCITNVNAAFSIPVSIETIKDIVSVAHYILVVEKETVFQRLANDKFCERNRCIVITGRGYPDVPTRRFLRHLVEQLHLPAYCLVDSDPYGFDILATYKFGSMQLAYDANLLRVPGIRWLGVFTSDFEEYCLPDYCLLDLSSEDRKKLEGILTRCYLHREAPEWRAELEAMLEKGVKFEIEALSASSISFLSQEYIPQKIKLGRHI